In Phoenix dactylifera cultivar Barhee BC4 chromosome 11, palm_55x_up_171113_PBpolish2nd_filt_p, whole genome shotgun sequence, the following are encoded in one genomic region:
- the LOC103709001 gene encoding late embryogenesis abundant protein Lea14-A-like, producing MASLIDKAKEFVADKIANIPKPEAALTDVSVKSFNRSSATFHSEVTVTNPYSKALPVCEISYTLKSAGRVVVSGTIPDPGWIKAAGEVTKLEVPLKVPYDFLISLLKDIGLDWDIDYELEVGLTIDLPIVGNLTLPLSTKGEMKLPTLSDIF from the exons ATGGCGAGCCTCATCGACAAGGCGAAGGAGTTCGTTGCAGACAAGATTGCCAACATCCCGAAGCCGGAAGCCGCGCTGACCGACGTCTCGGTCAAGAGCTTTAACCGGAGCTCCGCCACGTTCCACAGCGAGGTCACCGTCACCAACCCCTACAGCAAGGCCCTCCCCGTCTGCGAGATCTCCTACACGCTCAAGAGCGCCGGCAG GGTGGTGGTGTCGGGCACAATACCGGACCCAGGGTGGATCAAGGCGGCAGGAGAGGTGACAAAGTTGGAGGTTCCATTGAAGGTGCCATATGACTTCCTGATAAGCTTGTTGAAGGACATCGGGCTGGACTGGGACATCGACTACGAGCTCGAGGTAGGGCTCACCATTGATCTCCCCATCGTCGGCAACCTCACCCTTCCACTCTCGACCAAGGGGGAGATGAAGCTTCCGACCCTCTCTGATATCTTTTAG